TGTGTGCCAATCGGGTCTGAACCCATTGTGCTTTGGGCCATGACAAACCAGACCAGCCCAACCCAGTTTACATGTCGTGTTGTGCAGTGCCATCCCCAAGGGAAGGCCCAAGCATGGCCTAACGGCTCATGTGACCTTTGGCCCGGGCCATCCCAAGCACGGCCCAGTACAATAAACTTTGCACTTCATCATTTTAAATGAATTTTTTTAACTACAATATGCAATTTGTATTTTGAGTAACTAATCATATAGGTTCTCCTAACAATCACAACACTCGTTGGATGCAACTGGGCCGGGCCGGCCCAGCCCGGCCCAAGCACAGCCCGCATTGCCGTGCCGTGCCATGCATTTTCTATTTTCTCAATATCGAGGCCCAATCCGGCCTGTGTTTACATTTATCGAGACAAATCCGATATGTATTCTTTACTTTGTGTCGTGTCGTCCTTTGGCCCGTACCGTGTGTCGGCCGGGTTTCATGCCAGCCCAAAAAAAGCCCGGCCCAAGTCCCAGCCGGGAAAATGCTGGCCAGCGTCCACTGTCCAGTCCACTCGAGCAGTGTTGCAAAATCAACAGGGAAAATGATAGTGCGAGGCGCGCTGATCCTTTTGACCGGGTCAACGCATTGGTTCGACCATTGACCACTCACCAGTACGGCCTGGCTGGTGTGGGTTGGGCCGGAACCCACCTCCCAAACCCGGGCCAGCAGCCGACTGAACGAAAAATGCGAAAATAAAGGATAGAATAGAGTCACAGGTCCCAGCGGTCAGCGTGGGAAACGCCGCGACCGACATCCCCGAATCTAATGCGCGCCGGGATTTGGGCCGACCCGCACTAATCCCCGGCGCACCGACGCGTATATATATTGCGGCACGATAATAAAACACATTTGGGGTCTTAACTCCGTGACAGCTCCCGTACCCCCGCCCCGCCCCGGTCCCGTGCTGGCGTGCTTCCGTCCCTATCTCGTCGGATCGCCACCCACTCGCCTCGCTCTCCCCCCACCCCACTCCACTCCGATCCCCCGCCCCCGCTCCGCCGCCCCCCAGATCTGCcccaaccctagcatcaccgccGACACCCCCTCCccagcaccgccgccgccgttacAGGTACCCACCCTCTCCTCCCCCCGCAGCAGTCGCCGGGATTCCCGGGGTTTTCCGTTCGGGCCCGCGCCGCGGTCGACCGATCTGACTGCCTGCGCGCCGCGGGGGACGCGCGCGCCCGCGGCATTGCGGGAGTTGGTTTCTCTTAGGTTTTTGTCGGTGCGGGCTGTTTCAATCTGACAACGCGACTCGTCGGCGCAGGGTgatcgaggagggagaggggagaagCTTGGCCGAGCGGATCGATCCCGTCGGTCAGGGTGGGTACCAAGGAGCGGAGGATGTCGAGGAGGGCGGTGAACCCCGGCCGCCGGGCCTCGGACGGGGGCCTGCCCACCGTCGCCAGCCTGCTCCACCACAAGTCGCGCTCGCCCTCCGTGCTCACCATGGCACTGCTCGCCCTGGTAATCACTTTCCCTCCCATCTCCCCCTCGCAGGAGTCCTGATGCAGTTGTTTGGGATTGTACGCGTGTTTGTCTGCTGAATGCTGATGTCGCTTCTGCTGctgcttgtttgtttgtttgttgcaGGGAGTGATTATTCTCATCGTCTACTTCAACAGCGGCTCAGGTGGGTTGCAAATTCCCAGCTTCGGTACGCGTTTTCCTTGCCGTGTGTCTGTGTAATTGCTGTGTAGATCGCAAAATGGCTGGCAAAACAGCAGCAGTGCCATGAAGCAGCTCTGTTTCTCTGTTCTCTGCTCTGCTTTCAACTGAACTTGTTTCAGTTAGCAACTCTATACCTATTGAATTTGAGAGTATTGGTGCTTGTAGTGATGTTATCGTGATAATGTGTCTAGAGTAGAATTGTACTGGACCTGCTGTTTATAATAGATTAATTGTTCATGCACACTGCATTCGAGAATAAACTCGCTGTCACATGCTCAAACAGTGTTGGGAGTTCTAGGACTATTATATGGTGTTATGGATATACTTTGTGATTCAAGTTACTGATCTGTGGTCTGGTCTCAGTGGGAAAGATGTAAATATTGTGATCTAATACTTCTTGTTTTCACTGTTTCTCCAATGGCCAGGTGTAACTGTTACGAGCAGAGAAGCTGTGAGCAGAGCTGAAGGTACATAATTCTTTTGTGTCGCTTCTTCCGTGTGTCAAAATCGATTCCTACTCTCATTTGTAGAGTACCCTGATGCAAATTTCTGAACTGTGCCTCCTGAACTTGCGAGTTGGATATGTTGTTGAACTTGCAACTTGAAACTGTTCCTTTTTCTGTTGCCTTATCATTGTTTACTGGCTTCACAGCACATAAATGCTCACATGAGACGTCCACATTATGTGTGTTGATTTAATCATAGGAGTGTCCTGGGCTTATACTGCACTTTGACTCTATCTATTGTTCTTCTAGCCTCCTAGTTTAtttgttactccctccgttccgaattacttgtcgcaggtatggatgtatctagatgtgttttagttctagatacatccatttctgtgacgagtaatttggaaccgaGGGAGTACTAGGCTGTCTTTATTTTTCACTAGGACATTCGACAGTGAAGAGTGAATGTCCTCACACAACCTTGAAACTGTATCATACGGAAATAATTTCGGTGTGTGGTGCACCCTAATGCAGGAAATTTGTTGTCCTAGTTTACTCTGTTATCATAATCATCAGAATTGCCAAGTAGCTAATCCCCTAAGTTACAATAAAATTTCTCAGAAATGGTTAATTATCAGCTTGTTACAGGCCAACACAGATATTTTACAGTGGCCTGGTCTTCAGTGAACATTGATGTTTGATTGATCTGATTGTGTTGTGTGTTACGGTCTTCTTTATATTTTGTTTCCCAGATCATTACTGGGAGGAATTGTATGCTCCTCTTTTAACTCCTTTGTTTTGCATTTGCATGCAGGTTCTTGCACATCAGAAGTTATCGAGGCACTTCCTTATCTTAAAAAGGCGTATGGCAGTGCTATGCAGAAGGTTCTCCATGTAGGCCCAGATAGTTGTACAGTAGTTTCTAACTTGTTGAAAGAAGGGAAGGAAGCATGGGGAGTGGAGCCTTATGATTTGGACGATGCTGATAGTAGCTGCAAAAGCCTTGTGCGGAAGGGCTTTGTCCGTTTGTCTGATATCAAGTTCTCTCTTCCATACCGCCC
The Aegilops tauschii subsp. strangulata cultivar AL8/78 chromosome 3, Aet v6.0, whole genome shotgun sequence genome window above contains:
- the LOC109738582 gene encoding probable pectin methylesterase CGR2 isoform X2, encoding MSRRAVNPGRRASDGGLPTVASLLHHKSRSPSVLTMALLALGVIILIVYFNSGSGVTVTSREAVSRAEGSCTSEVIEALPYLKKAYGSAMQKVLHVGPDSCTVVSNLLKEGKEAWGVEPYDLDDADSSCKSLVRKGFVRLSDIKFSLPYRPDSFNLVVVSDALDYLTPRYLNKTLPDLARVSTDGLVIFTGNPGQQKAKVSELPKFGRPAKLRSNSWWTRYFIQTGLTENEGPLKKFEQAASKGNYEPDCQIFHLSS
- the LOC109738582 gene encoding probable pectin methylesterase CGR2 isoform X1 produces the protein MSRRAVNPGRRASDGGLPTVASLLHHKSRSPSVLTMALLALGVIILIVYFNSGSGGLQIPSFGVTVTSREAVSRAEGSCTSEVIEALPYLKKAYGSAMQKVLHVGPDSCTVVSNLLKEGKEAWGVEPYDLDDADSSCKSLVRKGFVRLSDIKFSLPYRPDSFNLVVVSDALDYLTPRYLNKTLPDLARVSTDGLVIFTGNPGQQKAKVSELPKFGRPAKLRSNSWWTRYFIQTGLTENEGPLKKFEQAASKGNYEPDCQIFHLSS